The window TTCACGTGTGTTTAACCATCccgaaatacaatttaaaaatggcaattttctTAGTTGGCTCAAAAACAGTATGGCTTGGTTTCACTTGGTAAagttaatgatttaaaatatatatatatacgtttatacacacacatacacacacacacacacacacatacacacacacccacacacacacacccagttttactcaagggaaaaaaatactttaaagacaTGCCAACTTGAAAAGGcatcaaagtaaaaaaataaaagcaaatactaaaaactataataaaaaaattaaataattggcaggttaaatgaatgaaaaatgaggaaTGTGCAGTGAAAAACAAACTGACAGAAAGCATTCCAGTTGATAAAATGGGAAACATAGCAAGTTTTATGCTTTGTTTTCCAATGAAGTTATGTTCCAACATAAATTCTGAAATAGTCCATGTATTCCATGAAGATTTTAGGTGCCAATGTCAAAAATTGCAAATTTTGCACACAACGCTTATCAAAgtaacactggaaaaaaaaacagtttttttttttaagttttggcaAATATTGTAAATATCACAGTTGGTTGGTAATGAAAAATCATGAATGCAGAATGAAGAGAAAACCCATTTCATTGGATTAAAAATACCAGGCTTGAATGTTCTAAATAATCTGAgaaaacatctaaaaaaaaagattgcaattTAACagtaatctgtgtgtgtgtgtgtgtgtgtgtgtgtatatgtttagctgccattaaaaaaaaaaaataggaacaaccaccaaaaccaaccaaaaacataaaaaatgttaaGACTGGTATTAAGTAACCCTGCAATGCTCCCATGCtcacattacaagaaaaaacaaactgtacacatttataaataaacagtCTTTCCACCAGTTAACACACAGAGCTTCCTTTATACCaaagtctctttctttttgccACTGAACTTGGCTTTGTCCCTTGCTTTTCGGAAGCCAGACTGTGTTCGGTGCGCTTTGACACTCTTGATGCTATCTGCTGTGTGCACCGGGGAGCCACACTCTGAAGCGTCTCCATCCACTTCAACCTGAGTCACACTCGACAGCGTGGACGCCCTTCTCTGGGCCCTGACATTCCCGGCAGAGGGGTTGTTCTCTGCACACTCCTCATGCAGCTCTAGCAGACCCTGCAGCTCGGCTGGACCAGTGGCCTGCTGGAAGGGGGCGATGGCTGTTCGAATACAATTGAACCACTGCTGCTTGTGGAAGACATCATTGGCTTGTAGAGTGTGAGACTGGCCTGGAGCGGGATCTCGGAAGCGAACTCTAAAGATATTCTTAGCTGGAGAAataaaagtgggggaaaaaagggaaagcaGATTTAGGAAAAAGTTTATTTGGGATGAAGTGGCCATACCATGTTAATACGGGTGCCAGTATTTATACAACATGTACATCTATTAGGTAGATACAGGAAATATAAACCTACACGTTACTTATCAGACACCTGATGGTGTTAGAGCAGTGAAGCAAGCACCTGACAACTCAATGAGTGCAGCAGATACTGGACAATcaacacatttcattttcaattttgtgtGTAGGGACAGAATtcttaaaagatttaaataaagtCACTTCGGTTCTGGGTTTATGTTTATTTACACCACTTTAAAGCTAGTAGTTTTACCTTTATCTGAGTTGCTGAAAGCCCCTCGAAAGGACCCTCCCATTCTCACATCTCCATCCTGCAGGTCTTCCAAGACCAGTTCTTGGACGGGAATCGGTTGCCGGTAAACCTGGTAAGAGTGGCGCTCATTTCGTATCACAGGTCGGGTCAAAACCAAGATGTCTTGAAACAGGAAAACGTAAAGTTTCTGGAAAAACGGGAACAGTGCTTCCTAAGTATGGAACTTTGTGACTTTAGGTTACTGAAATCCGTTGTTCCAATAATTTGATTTGACATTATTAATCTCATCACATTTATTTACTAAGACCCCCTTCCAAGTGACCCCATGAAGATGGTGATTTTGAAAGCTGTGCATATCCCACTTGGCCAGTTTTTCTAATCGCAGACTCcataaaactgctttcactggtGCGTAACCTTAGATTCGGCAACAGCTGAGTAAACACTGCTCCCCACAAAGACCTGACTACCAGCAGTTACACGACTGGAAACACCAGGACTGCACAGCAGTTTTCTAACAAAGTGAGGATTAAAAAATGGAAGCTGGTAAAAATATTAATGGTTGTTTTGTCCCACACAAATTTAAGACTTTTAAGAACATGAGACCTCGTGATAGAAACCAGAGATATCAGATTGCAACTTTTTCCAAAATGAACTTCAACTTATAAATTTGGCTCCTAAAAAGCACATAGTGAAACAAAAATACCATCCATGCTTATGCTTAGATCTAGCAGGTACTTTTgtaattaagattttaaataagTGTGCTCTCATTCAATTTGCTGCAGAAATTTGTTTAGTAGTGCTAAAAATGACTCTGTCACTATAAAGTCAACTctacaaaaatctttttaaatacgCTTTATTATTAAACATGAAACTACTAATTTATTTAGGCAGAAACCCTTAGCCAAACAAGTTGATTTATGCttcaaaactaaaaaataaagtattactgATTCTCCACTGAGACATTTCAATCATTCTGTAAAAACAGAATCCAAATGTTTGCTTATTAAAGCTGGTAACATAAAACCCAGTAACCTTCATTTTGTGATGAATTTATTTAACAAAGCTGCTTcataatttatgtgaaaaatttaaACAGGATGTGAAAAGGGAATAAAATCTCACTTCACATTAGCATTCAAACACACTTACATGTCCGTTTTTGTTCTTCAGTTCCCCATGACAAAGCAGCACTTTGCTTGCTTCAATTCTAGGGTCCTTCTGCTTTTCATCCAAATATTCCAGTTTGTCAATATAATACTGGCATTCGGATTCACCTTTCTTCAAGTTGATATCAGAGAGAACTCCTTGTATTATCAATatctaaaaatgattaaaaaaacaactgataGAGTATTTTCAGCATATCAACTTATCTCGCTTCCGTACAGGGCTAAAACATCTCATTAAAATGATGCAAGTTTGAAGCTTGAAGGGACTCTAGAAATCAGCTAATTCAGTCAGTCCCTTCAtctcacagatgaagaaacagccTCAGCCAAACTGGgtcatttgtccaaagtcacacagctaactaGTGAAAGAGATCAGAGTAGAATCCAgtcttttgattaaaatattataaatatgtgctACATCTGTTTACTTCTTAGTGCACAGGGCACTGTTATTGGgcacttaaaacaacagaacacTTCACTGTGCTGATTTAATATGCATAAAATTTGACAATATCATCATACACCTTTCCAAGGCAAGTTAACATGTAAATCTACAAAACACATGAATCACTTGTTGGACTACTTACAGCTTCCTCGAGAAGCTGAACATCATGGTGGTCTTTTGGAGTGTGCctaagaatttcttttaacagTAAAGGATACTTGACTAAGCGACTTCGAGGAATATCTAGGAAGCTCCAAAGATCTAGTTTGCGACTGAAGGGAGACTCAAGACATCGCTGAAGGAAGTCTTGGACTCTTGGATCCTGTTTCTTTTGATCAAGAAGAGCTTTGGCTGCCAGCTGGTTACTACAGTAGCCCTTGTAGGCATTCAGGCCTGGCAACTGCAGAGCAATATGAGAAAACAATGTATGATAAGTTCTTGTTACGATTTAGTCCATTAGTTAGCTGCGAAGACGAAACACAAAACTTACAGCTATTCTTGAAAGTTTTAACAAGCTGTGAATATTTTCCTACAGGTGATAGTGGGCGTAGGATAGTATTCTGGGCTGACATCAGAACAACCTCTTCCAAGTGTCCTAACTTGGCTAAATCCAACCAAAGACTCGTGACTTCCACCTTTCCCACCCTCGGTTAGACACTCGTCTTCTGGATTCCCAGGACACCTGATGCTCCTCTGTCACAGTCATCACCAACCTTGACTATTCCTATACTCACTAGATGCTAAGGACAGAGACTGAGTCTCCAGTGATCCCTCCCAGAACAGTGCCAAGCACCTGGAAGGCACGCAAGTGTCACCAGAAAGAATGAAACATAATTAATGGCAGACTGTGGGAATTCTGTCCAAGGAGGAACAGGTTTTTAAAACTGTATCATTCATGAAGTATTTTTCTAAACAGAGAGTGTAATTTCTTATAGCTACATAAATTTGTTCAGTTTTAATGCCCTGTTTATCTGCTTTTAGAATCCAGTTACTAGATCAAATAAATTCATCAAAAATGACAAGTATGGCACATCTGTAAAACACAATTGAGTAAAGAAGTCGCTACACACCCAGTTCACAAGAATGTGACCAATCTGCTCTACTGTCCCATCAGGCTTGGTTGCTTCTCCTATTCTTGCCAACAAAGCTGAAGtataaaaaagcagaaatgccaataataggtttattttttgaataatttagcACTAAATTAGTAGATTTAAAATGACTTGTGTTACTGCTGTTCAGATACTAATGAAAATTAAGAAGCATATCTTACCTTCATGCAGAGGTATGTAAGCGTCcaaatcaccaaatatttgtgtTAGTTCCTCTTCTGACATAATAGACAACTTTAACATGGGGTCATGGTAGGCCTATCAGAGGGGGAGCAATACGTCACACACAGAGATCAAGCAAATAAAACATGATGAGGTATCTGTACTTGAATGCAAGCATGACTAACTATATAAAAGCTAGTGTGGATTCTATTTGTTAcacataaaagaaattaaagtatatGTTTATCCCCAAGTAGACTCTCTTACTGGTATTCATATCTGAAGAGATGTGTCTGACACCTCATCTAAAAAAAGTATTCACCAGTAGCTATTTTCTACTTTCCTCCTTCTAAAAGTAAGTGAATTATCTGTTAGAATTTGtgaaatataatgtttaaaaaactaGGGTATATGACAAAAAGTTATTTACTGACCTTTCTTGCAAGCTTGAGATCCTCAATTAAATCCTGTTCGCCTCGCGACATTTCATATATTGCCTAAAAAAAATCCAGCAAACATCATAGGTCATTCCTTCCTtcgagaaaagaaaattatatacaaatgCTATTTACCATTATTTAACTGATGTTTTGAACAGCCCTTTTAAAGTGACTCAGTCTAGAATTTGTAATTCAGAATGGAATCTCAAATAAGAGGCTGCCTATGTTTCATAATCCTACCCTTTCATTAGACTTATTACATTTGCCACTGGCACCCATCAAAGTGCTGCTCAGCATGCATCACGAACCGCCGCCACtcaaatacaaaaacacaaaacgTAGTTGATTTTGTCACAGGCATTAATACGCTATTATTCTGGCAACACATATGTTTAAAGGGGGggggtgttgtttttttgttagtGTTACGTCAATGAGCGCGGTTCTGCTATAGAATGTCAGCATACCTCCTGCCGTTTGATTTCTTTGGTAGTTAAAGACTCCTTCATGTTGACGTCTAACATCTCTGACCACAGTACGCTGCTTCTCCGTTTGGCAGGTGTTGACACTGATGATCTGCTCGATGACTTCTGTGCAGAAGCTGGGGATCTGTTGTCACCACGAAGGgtaaaggactttaaaaaaaacaaacacagagaaaagatttGGAAGATatagtaattatttctttttattaaaactttaaagacaaattaaaaaacaaagttctgAGAATTTCTCATGTAGAACAATCACTTATCCAAGCTTCACTCtatcattctaaaatatttatcagcCAAAATTACTTTGGGAATAAAAACTACGCAAGACTATGTTTTGATATAAGATGCAAACTAATATAACGAGGTTATATAAATATGTTCTGGTAACAACATTTACCAGCATACTCCAAAAAGAATATTTATGTTTAAGTATATTAATGCAAACCTGTTTGTACAACCCGCCCCTCCCCAAAAAGTACAAATCTAAGGCTTCTATAAAATGTCCCCTCACTACATTACTcgctcccatcccctcccccagttaCCTGTATTGTTTGACCAAAACGTCTGACTGCTCCATTTCTTACAGGAGAGATTAAATTTGCCAAAGATGTGACCCGAGCTAGAGGTCGAACTCTTTTATTGCTTGGCtcctgtaaaaacaaaaacagattatGTTAAAATACTTAGAACACTAATGAGTAGCagtaatttattaaaacataagtGGTATAAGAAAGGCCAGTCAAATATCCGAATACCACTGAGAATATATcattaaacagaagaaaaattaaaattaacacaaagaaattaaattctaaaattctatagaactttttagtttaatatagagataaactttttaaaaacccacattattatgaaaaatttctcacacacacaaaagtggaGATTAGAATAATGGACCCCAAATACTTATCACTCAGCTTCATCAGTTTTGGTGTGAAGTTTGTTCACGTCTGCCCCTACTGGGATATTTTAAAGCAGATCCCAGGCTTTGTatcatttcattcttaaatagTTAGAGAATTGCTTTTAAATGAACATGTCTGGCATTGGAATGGTCAGCTCTGCAGGCAGTGAGGCCCTGTCTTGGGAAGTGCTGAGACAGAGGCAGGGCAGTGGTTAAGGGAGCGGGGCAGCTCTGGGCTCAGGCTGGGCCCAAATCCTGGCTCTGGTCCTTGCGAGGGACCATCCTGGGCctgtttgctcatctataaaatgacgCTGGCATTAGAACTTCTCTTTTaaagttgttatgaagattaaatatgtttaaaggtCTCAGAACAGTGCTTAGAACATACTAAGTTTTAgctattactaatattttttcttaggaGTATTTCTACTTGCTATGTAAATGTTGggatttataaataattaatctTCTCTCCTGcatttaatttattaa of the Rhinolophus sinicus isolate RSC01 linkage group LG02, ASM3656204v1, whole genome shotgun sequence genome contains:
- the NET1 gene encoding neuroepithelial cell-transforming gene 1 protein isoform X2, whose product is MVAHDEIGGLLPIKRTIRVLDVNNQSFREQEEPSNKRVRPLARVTSLANLISPVRNGAVRRFGQTIQSFTLRGDNRSPASAQKSSSRSSVSTPAKRRSSVLWSEMLDVNMKESLTTKEIKRQEAIYEMSRGEQDLIEDLKLARKAYHDPMLKLSIMSEEELTQIFGDLDAYIPLHEALLARIGEATKPDGTVEQIGHILVNWLPGLNAYKGYCSNQLAAKALLDQKKQDPRVQDFLQRCLESPFSRKLDLWSFLDIPRSRLVKYPLLLKEILRHTPKDHHDVQLLEEAILIIQGVLSDINLKKGESECQYYIDKLEYLDEKQKDPRIEASKVLLCHGELKNKNGHKLYVFLFQDILVLTRPVIRNERHSYQVYRQPIPVQELVLEDLQDGDVRMGGSFRGAFSNSDKAKNIFRVRFRDPAPGQSHTLQANDVFHKQQWFNCIRTAIAPFQQATGPAELQGLLELHEECAENNPSAGNVRAQRRASTLSSVTQVEVDGDASECGSPVHTADSIKSVKAHRTQSGFRKARDKAKFSGKKKETLV
- the NET1 gene encoding neuroepithelial cell-transforming gene 1 protein isoform X1 translates to MEPELADQKLPQPRRRSRRVSELCAGGAAGPSPDNPCPEPAGRYSLRRDSSFTFLTPGPHWDFTLKRKRRAKDDDVVSLSSLDLKEPSNKRVRPLARVTSLANLISPVRNGAVRRFGQTIQSFTLRGDNRSPASAQKSSSRSSVSTPAKRRSSVLWSEMLDVNMKESLTTKEIKRQEAIYEMSRGEQDLIEDLKLARKAYHDPMLKLSIMSEEELTQIFGDLDAYIPLHEALLARIGEATKPDGTVEQIGHILVNWLPGLNAYKGYCSNQLAAKALLDQKKQDPRVQDFLQRCLESPFSRKLDLWSFLDIPRSRLVKYPLLLKEILRHTPKDHHDVQLLEEAILIIQGVLSDINLKKGESECQYYIDKLEYLDEKQKDPRIEASKVLLCHGELKNKNGHKLYVFLFQDILVLTRPVIRNERHSYQVYRQPIPVQELVLEDLQDGDVRMGGSFRGAFSNSDKAKNIFRVRFRDPAPGQSHTLQANDVFHKQQWFNCIRTAIAPFQQATGPAELQGLLELHEECAENNPSAGNVRAQRRASTLSSVTQVEVDGDASECGSPVHTADSIKSVKAHRTQSGFRKARDKAKFSGKKKETLV